A genome region from Anopheles stephensi strain Indian chromosome 2, UCI_ANSTEP_V1.0, whole genome shotgun sequence includes the following:
- the LOC118505512 gene encoding uncharacterized protein LOC118505512, with protein sequence MFSGFAVIRLDILPTNFNIKLTFYECVCVCGATVTRTRLFSSRQAVSWFRNLHHDWPQRRNDPQLVMAQERKEKFLTTELVNKIIESNDDLNGYRLVSDSDCVLTTPQGLDGFMSVIHRLTLNLTHTTTGATRCLTVMVKVMKGDDGFRKKSLGLVLFPNEINVYSAVIPAFERLIRNANAKIDLHTLCPRIYVAETGVTYPSYSDQEETFLVMEDVSARGFVPGPRLNLDKPHLTLMARKVAQFHACSYALRIGGQSEMLSDLVKRIIPLNFVQDGKIFFESYDIVFKVVFERLFAYFDEKPELLKSDSIRDRVQTLRRQYGTTPSELMQRCLERDDVYSVILHGDYNRNNVLFRYDADAPQDVMLIDFQENRYGSPGLDLSFFMYMNMPPEDWANGGWEYLLTVYHQELIRCVCDILKLQPDDPALQAYSFDAMQQHLKQHFIYGAIIAIKFLPCMLANEQEVEEIVHHFHKDVTADAFRQIYLTAGGEIVNDRISRVMVHAAQQGYLDMIM encoded by the exons ATGTTTAGTGGCTTCGCTGTGATAAGATTAGACATTCTGCCAACGAACTTCAACATAAAATTAACCTTCtatgaatgtgtgtgcgtgtgtggagcTACTGTCACGCGTACGCGCTTGTTTTCGTCGCGGCAAGCAGTCAGTTGGTTTCGGAATCTCCACCACGATTGGCCACAAAGACGTAACGATCCACAATTAGTGATGGCACAAGAGCGGAAAGAGAAATTTCTAACCACGGAACTGGTAAACAAAATCATCGAATCGAACGATGATCTTAATGGCTACCGTCTAGTGTCCGACAGTGACTGTGTACTAACAACCCCGCAAGGTTTAGATGGGTTTATGTCAGTCATACACCGGTTAACATTAAACCTTACGCATACGACCACTGG CGCTACGCGATGTCTCACCGTGATGGTGAAGGTGATGAAAGGTGATGACGGGTTTCGCAAGAAATCACTCGGACTCGTACTGTTCCCGAACGAGATAAACGTTTATTCGGCGGTAATACCTGCGTTTGAGCGATTGATACGCAATGCCAACGCAAAGATCGATCTGCACACGCTCTGTCCACGAATCTATGTTGCCGAGACTGGGGTAACATATCCCAGCTACAGCGATCAGGAAGAAACTTTTCTCGTGATGGAAGACGTCTCGGCAAGAGGGTTTGTTCCGGGACCAAGGTTGAATCTGGACAAACCACACCTAACGCTAATGGCACGCAAAGTAGCCCAGTTTCACGCATGCTCTTATGCACTACGCATTGGAGGTCAATCGGAGATGCTGAGCGATTTGGTGAAACGCATTATTCCACTCAACTTTGTGCAGGATGGAAAAATCTTCTTCGAAAGTTACGATATCGTGTTTAAGGTTGTTTTCGAACGActttttgcttattttgaCGAAAAACCGGAGCTACTCAAATCGGACAGTATACGCGATCGGGTGCAAACTTTACGACGACAGTATGGAACTACTCCCTCCGAACTGATGCAACGATGTCTCGAGCGGGATGACGTTTATTCGGTGATTCTACACGGCGACTACAACCGCAACAATGTGCTCTTCCGCTATGACGCCGATGCGCCCCAAGATGTAATGCTTATCGATTTTCAGGAGAATCGTTACGGTTCACCGGGTCTCGATCTGTCGTTCTTCATGTACATGAACATGCCGCCGGAGGATTGGGCTAACGGTGGCTGGGAATATTTGCTAACGGTTTACCACCAGGAGCTGATACGTTGTGTTTGTGACATTCTGAAACTACAACCAGATGATCCAGCTTTACAAGCGTACAG ctTTGATGCGATGCAACAACATCTTAAACAGCACTTTATTTATGGAGCGATCATAGCGATCAAATTTCTACCATGTATGCTGGCGAACGAGCAAGAGGTAGAAGAAATTGTTCACCATTTCCACAAGGATGTTACGGCGGACGCGTTTCGTCAAATTTATCTGACTGCAGGAGGCGAGATAGTGAACGATAGAATCTCCCGGGTGATGGTGCATGCTGCTCAGCAGGGCTATCTGGATATGATCATGTGA